A DNA window from Selenomonas sp. oral taxon 126 contains the following coding sequences:
- a CDS encoding NAD-dependent DNA ligase — protein sequence MREQNEVTAELVAILRRLVDVLEEIVQSSQGEEQPKVSESEEASPTLEEVRAVLAKLSVEGHSAAVKSLIAKYGAAKLSELAPEHYVALLKEAERIGT from the coding sequence ATGCGGGAACAGAATGAAGTCACAGCAGAGCTTGTGGCGATATTGCGCCGGCTCGTCGATGTCCTTGAGGAAATCGTACAGAGTTCTCAAGGCGAGGAGCAACCGAAGGTCTCGGAATCGGAGGAAGCCTCACCAACACTTGAGGAGGTACGCGCCGTACTTGCGAAACTCTCTGTCGAAGGACACAGTGCCGCAGTCAAGTCACTGATTGCCAAATACGGTGCGGCAAAACTCAGCGAGCTTGCGCCGGAACATTATGTGGCACTCCTGAAGGAGGCTGAGCGCATTGGCACGTAA
- a CDS encoding helix-turn-helix domain-containing protein — translation MNEDYMDKWISIEEAAEYLGVNKDTVRNWIKKDSGIPANKIGKQWRFKRCELDEWVKSGKSSFQDGVD, via the coding sequence GTGAACGAAGATTACATGGACAAGTGGATCAGTATCGAAGAAGCCGCAGAATACCTTGGTGTTAACAAAGATACTGTTCGAAATTGGATAAAAAAGGACAGCGGAATACCCGCTAATAAAATCGGCAAGCAGTGGCGATTTAAACGATGTGAACTCGATGAATGGGTAAAGAGCGGAAAAAGCAGCTTTCAGGATGGTGTAGATTAA
- a CDS encoding IS5 family transposase, which yields MVQQTFTDMEYANRKRTTRREAFLEAMESIIPWNEWMALIAPYYVQKERGRKLIPLETMLRMYLMQNWFGLSDEGIEDAIYDSYAMKHFLRIDFSTEQTPDATTLLHFRHLLEKHDIARKIFDDVKQRLDASGLIMHGGTIVDATIIHAPSSTKNATKSRDPEMHSTKKGNQWYFGMKIHSGADAGTGYVHTITATAANVHDITQTHALIREDDHTVYGDSGYLGVEKRTEIRERSELSDVDYHIAQRPSQNRMTKEYKGTNWDKKIEHEKTSIRCKVEHPFLIVKRLFQAGRTRYRGIKKNLLRYYLLFASANLVMCLRAGRQRAFCMTMG from the coding sequence ATGGTGCAGCAAACCTTTACCGACATGGAGTACGCAAACCGCAAGAGAACAACACGGCGTGAAGCCTTTCTGGAAGCCATGGAATCCATCATTCCTTGGAACGAATGGATGGCACTCATCGCGCCGTACTATGTCCAGAAAGAGCGCGGCAGAAAACTGATCCCCCTAGAAACCATGCTGCGTATGTACCTTATGCAGAACTGGTTCGGTCTTTCCGATGAGGGAATCGAGGATGCAATTTACGACAGCTATGCCATGAAACACTTTCTGCGGATTGACTTTTCCACAGAACAGACACCCGATGCCACGACACTTCTGCATTTTCGGCATCTGCTGGAAAAGCACGACATCGCCCGCAAGATTTTCGATGATGTGAAACAACGCCTAGACGCGTCTGGACTCATCATGCACGGCGGCACGATTGTTGATGCAACCATCATTCATGCACCGAGTTCGACCAAGAACGCGACAAAGTCCCGTGACCCTGAGATGCACTCCACGAAGAAGGGGAATCAGTGGTACTTCGGCATGAAGATCCATTCCGGTGCGGATGCCGGAACAGGCTACGTCCATACGATCACAGCGACCGCCGCCAACGTGCACGACATTACCCAAACCCATGCGCTGATCCGCGAAGATGATCATACGGTCTATGGGGATTCGGGGTATCTCGGTGTGGAAAAACGCACGGAAATCCGAGAGAGGTCCGAGCTTTCAGACGTGGACTACCACATTGCCCAAAGACCCTCGCAGAACCGCATGACGAAAGAATACAAAGGGACGAATTGGGACAAGAAGATCGAACACGAGAAAACTTCCATCCGCTGCAAGGTAGAGCATCCGTTCCTCATTGTGAAGCGACTGTTCCAAGCGGGCAGGACAAGGTATCGTGGCATCAAGAAGAACCTGCTCCGTTACTATCTGCTCTTTGCATCGGCGAACCTCGTCATGTGTTTGAGGGCAGGAAGGCAGAGGGCGTTCTGCATGACAATGGGATAA
- a CDS encoding ABC-three component system protein, producing the protein MTFSEYATGLSAYISYGKSEYDYFTELIGNFIQDAAMDACKLLKRQNDTKYRYIKGIRLIQVKDAQYLYDHRDKEKFSHWIWERMDDTSSYDKISAWLVRHNISSDDPATACADLLESIILDIINNIASSPPSQKSDLDLTLINDIQEKIKSLPRPANVPVPKEATQNEETYIDELFLAYGDAEGMDVFSRNDLISFPDYEEDLNGRRIDFYAAESIRRGVLELGSGSLTDQFDVLKSETLVGVTDTAKRTHPNGYERMLAVMEQAVTTPMTNYVLSASPYWIGGKIKKGVCHHLVNDGKLAWIRRRKKQ; encoded by the coding sequence ATGACTTTTTCTGAATATGCTACAGGTCTTTCAGCCTATATTTCATATGGAAAATCGGAGTATGACTATTTCACTGAGCTGATCGGGAATTTCATACAAGATGCTGCAATGGACGCCTGTAAACTACTGAAGAGACAGAATGACACAAAGTATCGATACATCAAAGGAATCCGCCTCATTCAAGTAAAGGATGCACAATATCTCTATGACCACCGTGATAAGGAAAAATTCTCGCATTGGATATGGGAGAGAATGGATGATACATCGTCTTATGACAAGATATCAGCTTGGTTGGTCAGACATAACATTTCAAGTGATGATCCAGCCACAGCATGTGCAGACCTGTTAGAGTCTATAATCTTAGACATCATCAACAATATTGCCTCATCTCCCCCCTCTCAAAAATCTGATTTAGATCTGACGCTGATCAATGACATCCAAGAAAAAATAAAGTCGCTCCCCCGTCCGGCTAATGTACCGGTTCCTAAGGAAGCGACTCAAAATGAGGAAACATATATTGATGAGTTGTTTTTGGCATACGGCGATGCCGAGGGCATGGATGTGTTTTCAAGGAATGACCTTATATCATTTCCCGACTATGAGGAGGATTTAAATGGTCGCCGTATCGATTTTTATGCGGCTGAAAGCATACGGCGCGGAGTATTAGAGTTGGGCAGTGGCAGTCTAACAGATCAATTTGACGTCTTGAAATCCGAAACTCTTGTCGGCGTGACAGACACAGCAAAACGAACACACCCGAATGGTTATGAGCGTATGCTTGCAGTAATGGAGCAGGCAGTCACCACACCGATGACAAACTATGTTCTCAGCGCATCTCCATATTGGATCGGTGGAAAAATCAAAAAAGGTGTATGCCATCATCTTGTGAACGACGGTAAACTTGCATGGATAAGGAGAAGAAAGAAGCAATGA
- the dcm gene encoding DNA (cytosine-5-)-methyltransferase has product MANNEYFDIQQLNKSYDDAIFAKAKEIRKSVAERFASKYEIADSDRNAIKSSMLNSVLERNPFDNAEKVLAFNAFLTEKTCAELLENYGDNPIEMIGLYANVVELGAREFIDPDDTSVVHKHLGAAKNNGFFFTPPSVAIRMVLASINENPGARSVFDPAAGVGVFLAYSILLNERIECVQGIEIDALTAILARNLLSKVKEIKGTDIAIDVRCTDFFEYFDSEREETFDSIIMNPPYGNIKFLASDLTDISTRADLSQEERIELGNKIRQDTMNRSTRLRERFSSYGMAKGTLEYSKLFMAAALDLLSDTGTVVAITPSSWLGDETSTAFRKTIILKGLLHGIWIIPEIAKLFKGVNQPTAVSILGKEPVSVISVSNPVYRIEEVDSIKTSLSLQSVIAVSGEKLKFPKCDGKSMRILVKLQTLGKFKDIDELVNARGELDLTQYKQFVSKSDTGHRLIRGDHIHGWELGSVNDSGKDGYVRYEGFIEAIANSSKAEYINCSRIAIPQCSYLQKKKRIEAAIVPKNSILANSCDFVAINSTDQKDEKEFYYWIFLNSYTVEWEFRIFSYNNHVANSELSELTCLPYASLQTTNCSKLKLLMQRNGEDRYSYFDAFIAVIAGLSKDDYSVILQNVEASEMEKCLEAYDEIQDEKQIDFANHQMPSLSKLDKQMISYVEPGGNWTSIPESVPSKRLDQIRAMAKTRGMVRTTYYSRLKYTQPSYTISTYFNRPGNGANIHPWEDRTLSCREAARLQSFPDSFKFLGNEAAVRTQIGNAVPPLLGYAIGKSIEEAVGRTVKFCDVFAGAGGLSYGMELAGFNGVAAIELNKDAAKTYSANHENNITMVVGDINNESVQSEFISAIEKGISPDEPWVMVGGPPCQGFSTAGYRDENDIRNKLVDSYLKLIQRVQPTIVVMENVQGILSMKGGKVIEGVYASLSKLGYKLNAEPWVLDAEMYGVPQMRRRVIIVASKDEKYLPSVPEALFEKCLGRRETNDGQTSLSFHRYPVTVGEAFWGLSALMPVNTYFPKDAVIDPTYSKWCSGEISTEEFLEIR; this is encoded by the coding sequence ATGGCAAATAACGAATATTTTGACATTCAACAATTGAATAAAAGCTATGATGATGCCATATTTGCCAAGGCCAAGGAAATAAGAAAAAGTGTCGCAGAACGCTTCGCATCGAAATATGAAATTGCTGATTCTGACCGGAATGCTATAAAGAGTAGCATGCTTAATTCTGTCTTGGAACGCAATCCCTTTGATAATGCCGAGAAGGTGTTGGCTTTTAACGCCTTTTTGACAGAAAAAACATGTGCCGAATTACTGGAGAATTATGGTGATAACCCAATTGAAATGATTGGATTATATGCTAATGTTGTTGAACTTGGTGCAAGAGAGTTTATCGATCCCGATGATACAAGTGTGGTTCATAAACACCTGGGGGCAGCGAAAAATAATGGCTTTTTCTTTACACCCCCATCGGTGGCTATAAGAATGGTATTAGCTTCAATAAACGAAAACCCAGGTGCACGGTCAGTTTTTGATCCAGCAGCTGGTGTAGGGGTTTTCCTTGCGTACAGTATATTGCTCAATGAACGGATAGAATGTGTTCAGGGGATTGAAATTGATGCTCTGACAGCAATTCTGGCACGAAATCTTTTAAGCAAAGTCAAAGAAATAAAAGGAACGGATATCGCTATTGATGTGCGATGTACGGACTTTTTTGAGTATTTTGATTCAGAAAGAGAAGAAACATTTGATTCCATAATAATGAATCCCCCCTATGGGAATATAAAGTTCCTGGCGTCTGACCTTACAGATATAAGTACAAGAGCGGATCTGTCCCAAGAGGAACGGATAGAACTTGGAAATAAAATCCGCCAGGATACTATGAATCGTTCCACGCGCTTAAGGGAGAGATTCTCTTCTTATGGGATGGCGAAGGGAACGCTGGAGTACTCTAAGCTATTTATGGCAGCGGCATTAGATTTATTATCTGATACTGGAACTGTCGTGGCAATTACACCTTCTTCTTGGCTTGGTGATGAAACAAGCACTGCTTTCAGAAAAACTATTATTCTGAAGGGTCTCCTGCATGGTATATGGATAATACCGGAAATCGCAAAATTATTTAAGGGCGTTAACCAACCAACTGCCGTTTCAATACTTGGAAAAGAACCGGTTAGTGTTATATCTGTTTCCAATCCTGTATATAGGATTGAAGAAGTTGACTCCATAAAGACCTCGTTATCGTTGCAGTCGGTAATAGCAGTGTCCGGGGAAAAACTTAAATTCCCCAAATGCGATGGAAAATCCATGCGCATTCTTGTAAAGCTACAGACGCTCGGTAAATTCAAGGACATTGATGAGTTGGTAAATGCACGTGGAGAACTCGATTTAACGCAGTACAAACAGTTCGTATCTAAATCAGATACGGGTCATAGGCTTATTCGAGGGGATCATATACATGGCTGGGAACTTGGCTCGGTAAATGATTCAGGAAAAGATGGATATGTAAGATACGAAGGCTTTATTGAGGCAATTGCAAACAGCTCTAAAGCGGAGTATATAAACTGCTCCAGAATAGCTATTCCACAGTGTTCATACTTGCAAAAGAAAAAGCGTATCGAAGCAGCGATTGTTCCCAAAAACAGTATTCTGGCAAATTCGTGTGACTTTGTTGCAATAAACAGTACAGATCAGAAGGACGAGAAAGAATTCTACTACTGGATCTTCCTCAATAGCTATACTGTTGAATGGGAGTTTAGAATTTTTAGCTACAACAATCATGTTGCAAATAGCGAACTCTCTGAATTGACCTGCTTACCGTATGCATCCTTACAAACTACAAATTGCTCGAAACTCAAGCTTTTAATGCAACGGAACGGCGAGGACAGGTATTCTTATTTTGACGCATTTATTGCAGTTATAGCGGGATTAAGCAAGGATGATTATTCCGTTATTTTGCAAAATGTTGAGGCTTCAGAAATGGAAAAATGTTTAGAGGCATATGATGAAATACAAGATGAAAAGCAAATTGACTTTGCAAATCACCAAATGCCATCGTTATCAAAACTTGATAAGCAGATGATTAGTTATGTTGAGCCAGGAGGAAACTGGACAAGCATACCTGAATCTGTACCTTCAAAACGACTTGATCAAATCAGGGCTATGGCAAAAACACGCGGAATGGTGAGAACTACTTACTATAGCAGGTTAAAATATACACAGCCTTCATATACTATTTCGACGTATTTTAACCGTCCAGGGAATGGCGCAAATATCCATCCCTGGGAGGATAGAACTCTTTCCTGTCGAGAAGCCGCCCGACTTCAGTCTTTCCCGGATTCATTTAAATTTCTTGGAAATGAGGCTGCTGTTAGAACACAAATAGGAAATGCAGTTCCTCCTTTGCTCGGATATGCCATAGGAAAATCTATAGAAGAGGCTGTTGGAAGGACTGTGAAATTTTGCGATGTATTTGCCGGCGCTGGAGGTTTAAGCTATGGAATGGAGTTGGCAGGATTTAATGGTGTTGCAGCGATAGAACTCAATAAGGATGCTGCAAAAACATATTCGGCAAATCATGAAAATAATATAACGATGGTTGTTGGTGATATTAATAATGAAAGTGTTCAATCTGAATTCATTTCTGCAATTGAAAAAGGAATATCTCCCGACGAGCCATGGGTTATGGTAGGCGGACCTCCATGCCAGGGATTTTCCACAGCCGGCTATAGAGATGAAAATGATATCAGGAATAAGCTCGTTGACAGTTATTTGAAACTGATTCAACGGGTACAGCCTACGATTGTGGTAATGGAAAATGTTCAGGGAATACTTAGTATGAAAGGTGGAAAGGTTATCGAAGGTGTATATGCATCTTTGAGTAAGTTGGGCTACAAGCTGAATGCTGAGCCTTGGGTATTGGATGCTGAGATGTACGGTGTTCCTCAGATGCGTAGGCGAGTCATCATTGTAGCGTCGAAGGATGAGAAATATCTTCCGTCTGTTCCGGAAGCACTGTTTGAAAAATGTCTTGGCAGACGAGAAACTAACGATGGACAGACTTCCTTGTCTTTCCATCGATATCCTGTTACAGTAGGAGAGGCCTTTTGGGGATTATCAGCCTTGATGCCTGTTAACACCTACTTCCCGAAGGATGCAGTAATTGACCCAACTTATAGTAAGTGGTGTAGTGGAGAAATCAGTACAGAAGAGTTTTTGGAGATTAGATAA
- a CDS encoding AAA family ATPase, translated as MNRFYIEKLIVSGGWHKDTVIDFKPGLNFILGPSNTGKSLIMDCLDYVFGFSPKKNRPSKIVDNQYGYEYVTLHLATGTGSVILKRKIGDSKILASGTDPTVEHGTYSVSHNAKKNINAVYLHLLGIDEPHVIRSAETGTKTQDLTWRSMLHLFFIRQGDVARESSALLAPNSPGPTASASVLLYLLTGKDANSLIATEDPKISEAKKKAVIGYIQEKVKELTARREKLEVALSSSSITDPRTSVERIRKEISDLQTRMDAAAKESQQIMSEIYAWNGKLSESKTVEHNLSVLHQQYQADIRRIEFIVDGAASISPIRKKVKCPICGEYAERVQSTSFIEASAAELEKIKHHLSELNIAQQDVNHQQKTIITTIRALEEKKDTIDTLITNQLQPQLSSFEEKLEQHLKLIRLSGELDFVRQDEIQYSSELFNKETEEISRPSKYNVFEDYDYDLIKGFEEKLRQILKASHIGGANSARLNMENFDIEIDGLKKSVSMGGGFCGLLNTITTMAMSSYLIDLGRNAPGFYAVDSSLTQLSEAEHKEQNDTIKQNFIKYLISNAHERQVIIVEQTKRMPFIPTDSEENAVHVIQFSRNKEKGRYGFLNDVYNAEDQ; from the coding sequence ATGAATAGATTTTATATTGAAAAACTGATCGTGTCCGGTGGATGGCACAAAGACACCGTCATTGATTTCAAACCTGGTTTGAATTTTATATTGGGGCCTTCCAATACAGGAAAAAGCCTCATCATGGACTGCTTGGATTATGTATTCGGATTCTCCCCGAAGAAAAACCGACCTTCAAAAATTGTTGATAACCAATACGGCTATGAGTATGTCACGCTCCATTTGGCAACAGGCACAGGAAGCGTTATTCTGAAGCGCAAAATAGGTGATTCAAAAATTCTCGCCAGCGGCACAGATCCAACAGTTGAGCATGGTACATACAGCGTAAGTCATAACGCCAAGAAGAATATCAACGCTGTCTATCTTCATTTGCTTGGAATTGATGAACCGCATGTTATTCGTTCGGCAGAAACAGGCACTAAAACTCAAGATCTAACATGGAGAAGTATGCTCCATCTGTTTTTCATTCGACAAGGAGATGTTGCAAGAGAAAGCTCAGCGTTACTGGCGCCCAATAGCCCGGGTCCCACGGCATCAGCATCCGTACTGTTATACTTATTAACTGGGAAAGATGCCAATTCCCTTATTGCAACAGAAGATCCTAAAATCAGTGAAGCAAAAAAGAAGGCCGTGATTGGATACATCCAAGAAAAAGTAAAGGAACTCACTGCCAGACGAGAAAAACTGGAAGTTGCTCTCTCATCCTCAAGTATCACAGATCCTCGTACGAGCGTCGAGCGTATTCGAAAAGAGATTTCTGACCTGCAGACACGAATGGATGCTGCTGCAAAAGAAAGTCAGCAGATTATGTCGGAAATCTATGCATGGAATGGTAAACTCTCCGAATCAAAAACTGTAGAACATAATCTTTCTGTCCTACACCAACAGTATCAAGCTGATATCAGGCGAATCGAGTTTATTGTTGATGGCGCAGCGAGTATCTCACCTATCCGAAAAAAAGTTAAGTGCCCTATCTGCGGTGAATATGCAGAACGTGTACAGAGCACATCTTTTATTGAAGCATCTGCAGCTGAGCTTGAAAAAATTAAACATCATCTATCCGAACTGAATATTGCTCAGCAGGACGTCAATCATCAACAAAAAACGATCATTACCACAATCAGAGCATTAGAAGAAAAGAAGGATACTATTGATACTCTGATTACTAACCAATTACAACCTCAATTAAGTTCTTTTGAAGAAAAACTTGAACAACATCTAAAACTGATACGACTTTCAGGAGAGCTCGATTTTGTCCGTCAAGACGAAATACAGTACAGTAGTGAGTTGTTCAACAAGGAAACAGAAGAAATATCGCGCCCCTCGAAGTATAATGTGTTCGAGGATTATGACTACGATCTCATCAAAGGCTTTGAAGAGAAGCTTCGTCAGATTTTGAAAGCCTCCCATATTGGAGGAGCGAATTCAGCAAGACTTAACATGGAAAACTTCGACATTGAGATTGATGGGCTAAAAAAATCTGTCTCAATGGGCGGAGGCTTCTGCGGGCTACTGAACACAATCACAACAATGGCGATGAGTTCATACCTCATTGATCTTGGAAGGAATGCTCCCGGCTTCTATGCAGTCGATTCCTCCTTGACGCAGCTCTCTGAAGCGGAACATAAAGAACAAAACGATACCATAAAACAAAATTTCATAAAGTATCTCATCTCTAATGCCCACGAACGACAGGTCATCATTGTTGAGCAAACAAAACGTATGCCCTTCATTCCCACTGACAGTGAGGAAAATGCTGTCCATGTTATTCAATTCTCTAGAAACAAAGAAAAAGGTAGGTATGGATTTTTGAATGATGTGTATAATGCGGAAGATCAATAA
- a CDS encoding transposase codes for MATNKQYDHEFKVQAVKLAQEIDQAKAASELGISKNTMYTWSRAHRMGYLDLGHGTQTPTSAMSLHEEITQLRARLKAQDKEIRRLKKENDFLEEASAFFAVSRLKSTKTNA; via the coding sequence ATGGCAACAAACAAGCAATATGATCACGAGTTCAAAGTTCAAGCAGTAAAACTCGCCCAAGAAATCGATCAGGCGAAGGCTGCTAGTGAATTGGGGATTTCAAAAAACACCATGTACACGTGGAGCCGTGCCCACCGTATGGGATATCTTGATCTTGGACACGGTACACAAACACCCACGAGCGCCATGTCCCTGCATGAAGAAATCACCCAGCTCCGTGCACGACTCAAAGCGCAGGATAAAGAGATTCGGCGACTAAAGAAAGAGAACGACTTTCTGGAAGAAGCAAGCGCTTTTTTCGCCGTCAGTCGTCTGAAGTCAACAAAAACGAACGCATGA
- a CDS encoding Alw26I/Eco31I/Esp3I family type II restriction endonuclease encodes MSSEKKDKGILIETSDNNKYGRGTFSAPARYVAYMNTIANSPVYEGLPGIRGENGKINWQCSSGKTTSFYKFFPGRFDWWVQKADDLELPGTGNSDDRLTIAARTIHPTGKKVCLVCGKRRYIGYMYINANFANALNKVVGEQLFEKTMPVYEAVKILVEKRGKEFSREFILKNFPEKADDIASFDAGNYEEFFRLTQQIRSTKLSPGYMGDCPHRLDGIHDYCTFCRKHNDPGRSDENMRTYNHDRRAFMWWAEGDWKIADTLYNSAGPGVCVNCGKHVKKISPDHVGPLACGFKQNGFFEPLCGRCNSAKNRRFTFDNVISLLDYEEKTGESAASWQVRTLWDKAKDEMRDDATVKTLSNYMRAMQDYYLRILAYIASLGHFEYLTCYLHPEYANYNVTFTGLDPSTLSYKSFNKVKAVSNGSRSLAARSVRIAFEELFEYCSKPTAKRKSIILKAVEAFLLQDKAKISKIFSSVPVNEADKKMQAVLSPSIESLDQKDSEIQVIIESADFTNRMGKYAQLTNQLKSIIDSRGLQFADECIAEIAK; translated from the coding sequence ATGAGCTCTGAGAAAAAAGATAAGGGAATTCTTATAGAAACATCTGACAATAATAAATATGGTAGAGGAACTTTCTCAGCCCCGGCGCGTTATGTTGCATACATGAATACGATTGCGAACTCTCCGGTATATGAAGGCTTGCCAGGAATTCGTGGCGAAAACGGAAAGATAAACTGGCAATGTAGTTCAGGGAAAACGACCTCTTTTTACAAGTTCTTCCCTGGGCGTTTTGATTGGTGGGTTCAGAAAGCGGATGATCTCGAACTTCCAGGAACCGGAAATTCGGACGACAGGCTTACAATTGCTGCACGTACAATACATCCAACAGGAAAGAAAGTATGCTTAGTATGTGGTAAAAGAAGATATATAGGATATATGTATATCAATGCCAATTTTGCCAATGCTTTAAATAAAGTGGTTGGTGAGCAACTGTTCGAAAAGACCATGCCTGTTTATGAGGCAGTCAAGATTCTTGTTGAAAAACGCGGCAAGGAGTTCTCAAGGGAGTTTATATTAAAGAATTTTCCTGAAAAAGCAGATGATATAGCATCATTCGACGCAGGTAATTATGAGGAATTCTTCCGTTTAACACAGCAGATTCGTTCAACGAAACTGAGTCCGGGATACATGGGCGATTGTCCACATCGTCTTGATGGTATTCATGATTATTGTACTTTTTGCAGGAAGCATAATGATCCCGGTCGATCTGATGAAAACATGCGCACTTATAATCATGACCGCAGAGCATTTATGTGGTGGGCTGAAGGCGATTGGAAAATTGCAGATACTCTCTACAATAGTGCTGGTCCAGGTGTTTGCGTTAACTGCGGAAAGCATGTAAAAAAAATAAGTCCTGACCATGTTGGTCCATTAGCATGTGGTTTTAAGCAGAATGGTTTCTTTGAACCCCTCTGTGGACGCTGCAACTCTGCAAAAAACAGACGCTTTACCTTTGATAATGTTATTAGTCTCCTTGATTATGAAGAAAAAACGGGAGAATCTGCTGCCAGTTGGCAGGTACGCACCTTATGGGATAAAGCAAAGGATGAAATGCGCGACGATGCAACCGTAAAAACTCTATCTAATTATATGCGCGCCATGCAAGATTACTATCTTCGCATTCTCGCCTACATTGCATCCCTGGGGCATTTTGAGTATCTGACATGTTATTTGCACCCAGAATACGCAAATTACAATGTCACCTTTACAGGGTTGGATCCAAGTACACTTTCATATAAGTCATTTAACAAGGTCAAGGCTGTGTCCAATGGCAGTCGTAGCCTTGCGGCAAGATCTGTTAGAATTGCATTTGAAGAATTATTTGAATACTGTTCAAAACCTACAGCAAAGAGAAAGTCTATTATTCTGAAGGCTGTGGAAGCATTTCTTCTGCAGGACAAAGCAAAAATATCGAAGATTTTTTCTTCAGTTCCTGTTAATGAAGCGGATAAAAAAATGCAAGCCGTGCTTTCTCCAAGCATCGAATCATTAGACCAAAAGGATTCAGAAATTCAAGTCATAATCGAAAGCGCAGACTTTACTAACAGAATGGGTAAATACGCTCAGCTTACGAATCAATTAAAATCCATCATTGATAGTAGGGGGCTTCAATTCGCAGACGAATGTATTGCCGAAATTGCGAAGTAA
- a CDS encoding RNA polymerase sigma factor, giving the protein MKIQLNGIIKDYSAQEVKELLQQGHRFQHSKKLGVYVPVPIQIHENGRIRDTGMDELVRRKTAGEKFFKASGRAIYAPVDANQYSVVMRPIWREDKREKREQHCIYEGKPCCANRSCDGCSHPVYRTISLERAVEVNDPALPVHEDVADTTVREERNRRLYEALAKLDPIDHEILIRRAAGQSEREIAGAVGFKSKESVRKRMKKFMPRLQEQIEDIL; this is encoded by the coding sequence ATGAAAATCCAGCTTAACGGTATCATCAAAGACTACTCCGCGCAGGAGGTCAAGGAACTCCTGCAGCAGGGACATCGTTTTCAGCACAGTAAGAAGCTGGGCGTGTATGTCCCCGTCCCGATTCAGATCCACGAAAACGGAAGAATCCGGGATACGGGCATGGATGAACTCGTCCGGCGGAAGACTGCCGGAGAAAAGTTCTTCAAGGCGTCGGGGCGGGCAATTTATGCACCTGTCGATGCTAATCAATACTCCGTCGTCATGCGCCCAATCTGGCGGGAGGATAAGCGGGAAAAGCGTGAGCAACACTGTATCTATGAAGGAAAGCCCTGCTGCGCCAACCGCAGCTGTGATGGATGCTCACATCCCGTGTATCGGACAATCTCTTTAGAACGTGCGGTGGAGGTCAATGACCCGGCACTTCCCGTCCATGAGGATGTCGCCGACACCACAGTCCGCGAGGAGCGTAATCGCAGGCTGTACGAGGCTCTCGCCAAACTCGATCCCATCGACCATGAAATTCTTATCCGCAGGGCGGCGGGACAGTCTGAACGCGAGATTGCTGGTGCTGTCGGCTTCAAATCCAAAGAAAGTGTTCGTAAGCGTATGAAGAAATTCATGCCCAGACTGCAAGAGCAGATTGAGGATATTTTGTAA
- a CDS encoding ABC-three component system middle component 2, which produces MDKEKKEAMSESALGSVFEISLRILLMLKELFPSKLDEQQVSALDFISVYASDFGLLDENLHGYGDYRFSEYPARKHMVDSALKNLVLDGYVRLSPTPTGYRYSITELGMAVCKQFDNDYAKEYIIATHAVLSKFNGANAKAMLKEINKLTVQSLKEVGHE; this is translated from the coding sequence ATGGATAAGGAGAAGAAAGAAGCAATGAGTGAATCCGCCCTTGGCTCAGTCTTTGAAATTTCTCTCCGTATTCTTCTCATGCTGAAAGAGTTGTTTCCTTCAAAATTAGATGAACAACAAGTCAGTGCATTAGATTTCATCTCTGTTTACGCATCAGACTTTGGTCTACTGGACGAAAACCTGCATGGATATGGCGATTACAGATTTAGTGAATATCCAGCAAGAAAGCATATGGTGGATTCTGCTTTAAAAAACCTTGTACTGGATGGATATGTTCGCCTATCTCCCACTCCAACCGGGTACAGATACTCCATTACAGAGCTTGGAATGGCAGTCTGTAAGCAATTTGACAATGACTATGCAAAAGAATACATTATTGCGACTCATGCTGTACTTAGTAAGTTTAATGGAGCAAATGCCAAGGCGATGTTGAAAGAAATAAACAAGCTTACTGTTCAATCACTAAAGGAGGTCGGACATGAATAG